A window of the Tistrella mobilis genome harbors these coding sequences:
- a CDS encoding cytochrome b/b6 domain-containing protein — MSDATSRSGPGGAKPKGALVWDLPTRLFHWLLAAAVIGAWATGEGPRQVHVWCGYAIIVLIVFRLIWGVIGGRHARFTDFVRGPTAVARHLRELRDAKAAPPEAGHNAAGGWMVLLLLGLIGLQVTLGLFTDDDILFVGPLGELVSYDTRLQITAIHEVLGNILPWVIGVHVAAVLLYWIARRQNLIRPMITGYKPWVSPVEVKPLPPRAGSLPRAVLALAVGIAVVVAIMVWGG; from the coding sequence ATGTCCGACGCCACCTCCCGATCCGGCCCCGGCGGCGCGAAGCCGAAGGGGGCGCTGGTCTGGGACCTGCCGACCCGCCTGTTCCACTGGCTGCTGGCCGCAGCCGTGATCGGGGCCTGGGCGACGGGTGAAGGCCCGCGCCAGGTTCATGTCTGGTGTGGCTATGCGATCATCGTGCTGATCGTCTTCCGCCTGATCTGGGGGGTGATCGGCGGTCGCCACGCCCGGTTCACCGATTTCGTGCGCGGGCCGACGGCGGTGGCCCGGCATCTGCGCGAGCTGCGCGATGCGAAGGCGGCGCCGCCCGAGGCCGGGCACAATGCCGCCGGCGGCTGGATGGTGCTGCTGCTGCTGGGGTTGATCGGCCTGCAGGTGACGCTGGGCCTGTTCACCGACGACGACATCCTGTTCGTGGGCCCGCTGGGGGAACTGGTGTCGTATGACACCCGCCTGCAGATCACCGCGATCCACGAGGTGCTGGGCAATATCCTGCCCTGGGTGATCGGCGTCCATGTCGCGGCGGTACTGCTTTACTGGATCGCCCGCCGCCAGAACCTGATCCGGCCGATGATCACCGGCTACAAGCCCTGGGTGTCGCCGGTCGAGGTGAAGCCGCTGCCACCGCGGGCGGGCTCTCTGCCGCGGGCCGTCCTGGCCCTTGCGGTCGGGATCGCCGTCGTGGTGGCGATTATGGTCTGGGGCGGGTAG
- a CDS encoding Lrp/AsnC family transcriptional regulator, which translates to MPLHLDPVDDRIVRLLRKDGRMSNARLAEAVGLSQSACLRRLRLLEKSGVIRGYTALIDLPADEEPTVVIVQITLERQTEEVLNRFEMAVRRCPEVRECYLMTGLSDYLLRVETEDAAAYERVHKEVLSRMPGVARIQSSFAIRTVIRNRQPV; encoded by the coding sequence ATGCCGTTGCATCTCGACCCGGTCGACGACCGCATCGTCCGCCTGCTCAGGAAGGACGGGCGCATGAGCAATGCGCGCCTCGCCGAGGCCGTCGGGCTGTCGCAATCGGCCTGCCTCAGGCGCCTGAGACTGCTGGAGAAATCCGGGGTGATCCGCGGCTATACCGCGCTCATCGACCTGCCCGCCGACGAGGAACCGACGGTGGTCATCGTCCAGATCACCCTGGAGCGCCAGACCGAGGAGGTGCTGAACCGGTTCGAGATGGCGGTCCGCCGCTGCCCCGAGGTGCGGGAGTGCTATCTGATGACCGGCCTGTCGGACTATCTGCTCCGCGTGGAAACCGAGGATGCGGCCGCCTATGAGCGCGTCCACAAGGAGGTGCTCTCACGCATGCCGGGCGTGGCGCGCATCCAGTCGAGCTTTGCGATCCGGACGGTGATCCGCAACCGGCAGCCGGTGTGA
- a CDS encoding methyl-accepting chemotaxis protein, whose product MQFLTATSLRVRQILGFAVLLMMLAALTAVGISQVDTIDDTLTRINTVNSVKQRHAINFRGSVHDRAIALRDLVLIQDAAERRKVVADIRRLEGFYADAARALDGMIAAGAEMTAEDRTRLDRIKAIEARTMPMAAQIIRLSDAGDSAGATQLLISGARPAFTEWLAAINAFIDLQEVKNQEAGAIAAAKASGFRELMIIACAVALAVGLLFGLWSVAALRPLRRLTGVMLTLARGDLTVEVPKVASRDEIGDIAGAVAVFKANAIEAADFRARQESAERDAQARKKAEMASLAQSFESQVQGVVTGLSGSADQLRSSARALSGTAEDTERRAHQVLRSAESASTNVQTVAAATGQLSASSNEIGRRIEESAAKARTAADQAEGTNAVVQGLREKAERIGNVVKLISDIAEQTNLLALNATIEAARAGDAGRGFAVVANEVKSLATQTATATGDIAAQITDIQAVTRDAVGAIQGIAAAIREVDGIAATIAAAVEEQNAAIGEIGRNVDQASRGTGEVSEAIAGVGEAASRTGSAAAQLLGASEELSRQAGALQTQLDRFLAGIRA is encoded by the coding sequence ATGCAGTTCCTTACCGCTACCAGCCTGCGCGTCAGGCAGATCCTGGGCTTCGCCGTCCTGCTCATGATGCTGGCGGCGCTTACGGCCGTGGGTATCTCTCAGGTCGATACGATCGACGATACCCTCACCCGAATCAACACCGTCAATTCGGTCAAGCAGCGCCACGCCATCAATTTTCGGGGCAGCGTCCATGACCGCGCAATCGCCCTGCGCGATCTGGTCCTGATCCAGGATGCCGCCGAACGGCGCAAGGTCGTGGCCGACATCCGCCGGCTGGAAGGCTTCTATGCCGATGCGGCCCGCGCCCTGGACGGCATGATCGCCGCCGGCGCGGAGATGACGGCGGAAGACCGCACCCGGCTCGACCGGATCAAGGCAATAGAGGCACGGACGATGCCCATGGCGGCACAGATCATCCGGCTGAGCGACGCCGGCGACAGCGCCGGGGCGACGCAGCTGCTGATCAGCGGTGCGCGCCCTGCCTTCACCGAATGGCTGGCGGCGATCAACGCCTTCATCGACCTGCAGGAGGTCAAGAACCAGGAAGCTGGCGCCATTGCGGCGGCCAAGGCGAGCGGCTTCCGCGAGCTGATGATCATCGCCTGTGCGGTGGCGCTGGCGGTGGGCCTGCTCTTCGGCCTCTGGTCGGTGGCGGCGCTCAGGCCGTTGCGCCGGCTGACCGGGGTGATGCTCACCCTCGCCCGCGGCGACCTGACGGTCGAGGTGCCGAAGGTCGCCAGCCGCGACGAGATCGGCGACATCGCCGGCGCGGTCGCGGTCTTCAAGGCCAATGCGATCGAGGCGGCCGACTTCCGGGCCCGGCAGGAATCCGCCGAGCGCGACGCCCAGGCGCGCAAGAAGGCCGAGATGGCAAGCCTCGCCCAGAGCTTCGAAAGCCAGGTGCAGGGCGTGGTGACGGGGCTCTCGGGCTCGGCGGACCAGCTCCGCAGCTCGGCCCGCGCCCTTTCGGGCACCGCCGAAGACACCGAACGCCGGGCACATCAGGTGCTGCGTTCGGCCGAATCCGCCTCGACCAATGTTCAGACCGTCGCCGCCGCCACCGGCCAGCTTTCGGCATCGAGCAACGAGATCGGCCGGCGAATCGAGGAAAGTGCCGCCAAGGCCCGCACGGCCGCGGACCAGGCCGAGGGCACCAATGCCGTGGTCCAGGGCCTGCGGGAGAAAGCCGAGCGGATCGGCAATGTGGTGAAGCTGATCTCCGACATCGCGGAACAGACCAATCTGCTGGCGCTGAACGCCACCATCGAGGCGGCCCGCGCCGGCGATGCCGGCCGCGGCTTCGCCGTGGTCGCGAACGAGGTGAAATCGCTCGCCACCCAGACGGCGACCGCCACCGGCGACATCGCCGCCCAGATCACCGACATCCAGGCGGTCACCCGCGACGCCGTCGGCGCCATTCAGGGGATCGCCGCGGCGATCCGCGAGGTCGACGGCATCGCCGCCACCATCGCCGCCGCGGTCGAGGAACAGAATGCGGCCATCGGCGAAATCGGCCGCAATGTCGATCAGGCCTCGCGCGGGACCGGCGAGGTCAGCGAGGCGATCGCGGGCGTCGGCGAAGCGGCCTCGCGCACCGGCAGCGCCGCCGCCCAGCTGCTCGGCGCATCGGAAGAGCTGTCGCGTCAGGCAGGCGCCCTGCAGACCCAGCTCGACCGCTTCCTGGCCGGCATCAGGGCCTGA
- a CDS encoding AraC family transcriptional regulator, whose translation MADTPVDRVLWFIDGHYREALDLDRMAEVAGVSRFHLCRAFAAANGGTVTGRLREVRLLAAARQLAAGAPDILTVALACGYGSHAAFTRAFRSRFGLPPDRFRTAALADPSRFPLPETAIMQPTILQNLPPPRTERLGPLRVAGLSGHYDLSTIGTIPALWQRLVMEYEPLPGRLDGVSLGVCYGGDPEGGLDYLAGAEVAGFDGLPAELTRLELPARSYLVFAWPGHISEIRNLVHTIWNHWLPTHCVTPARAPDFERYPESFDGATGDGGYEIWIPLDD comes from the coding sequence ATGGCCGATACGCCGGTGGACAGGGTGCTCTGGTTCATCGACGGCCATTATCGCGAGGCGCTGGACCTGGACCGGATGGCCGAGGTTGCCGGCGTGTCGCGTTTTCACCTCTGCCGGGCCTTTGCCGCCGCCAACGGCGGCACGGTGACCGGCCGGCTGCGCGAGGTGCGCCTGCTCGCCGCGGCCCGTCAGCTGGCGGCCGGCGCACCGGACATCCTGACCGTGGCGCTGGCCTGCGGCTACGGCTCTCACGCCGCCTTTACCCGTGCCTTCCGCAGCCGCTTCGGGCTTCCGCCCGACCGGTTTCGCACGGCAGCCCTCGCCGACCCATCCCGCTTCCCGCTTCCGGAGACCGCGATCATGCAACCGACCATCCTTCAGAACCTGCCGCCCCCGCGCACCGAACGCCTCGGCCCCTTGCGCGTCGCCGGCCTCAGCGGCCATTACGACCTCAGCACCATCGGCACCATCCCCGCCCTGTGGCAACGGCTGGTGATGGAATACGAGCCCCTGCCCGGGCGGCTGGACGGCGTGTCGCTGGGTGTGTGCTATGGCGGGGATCCCGAGGGCGGGCTCGACTATCTGGCCGGCGCCGAGGTTGCCGGCTTCGACGGCCTGCCGGCAGAGCTGACCCGCCTGGAACTGCCGGCGCGCAGCTATCTGGTCTTCGCCTGGCCGGGGCACATCTCCGAGATCCGCAACCTGGTCCACACCATCTGGAACCACTGGCTGCCGACCCATTGCGTGACCCCGGCCCGGGCGCCGGACTTCGAGCGCTATCCCGAAAGCTTCGACGGTGCCACCGGCGATGGCGGCTACGAAATCTGGATCCCGCTGGACGACTGA
- a CDS encoding phage tail protein: MADPFYGEIRAFTFAFSPANWAYCAGQEVQIQQYQALAAVIGTMYGGNLSQNKFNLPNLQGQVAVGSGTGVGLTPRTVAQQIGTETVTLAISQIPPHTHTAQALNEAVLTDATLTPSSTTMLGRAVGAAAYALYPNPLPSPSPVVMMDVRSLTQIGNNQAHENRQPALTLNFCICVYDGYFPVRPS, from the coding sequence TCGCCGGCCAACTGGGCCTACTGTGCCGGGCAGGAGGTCCAGATCCAGCAGTATCAGGCCCTGGCGGCGGTGATCGGCACGATGTATGGCGGCAATCTCAGCCAGAACAAGTTCAACCTGCCCAATCTGCAGGGCCAGGTGGCGGTCGGGTCCGGAACCGGTGTGGGGTTGACGCCGCGCACCGTCGCGCAGCAGATCGGGACCGAGACCGTGACACTGGCGATCTCGCAGATCCCGCCGCATACCCACACGGCGCAGGCGCTCAATGAAGCGGTTCTTACGGATGCGACGTTGACGCCGTCGAGTACTACCATGCTTGGTCGGGCAGTGGGTGCAGCTGCCTACGCCCTTTATCCGAACCCGCTGCCGTCGCCGTCGCCGGTGGTGATGATGGATGTGCGCAGCCTGACCCAGATCGGCAACAATCAGGCACATGAGAACCGGCAGCCGGCGCTGACGCTGAATTTCTGCATCTGTGTGTATGACGGGTACTTCCCGGTCCGGCCGTCCTGA
- a CDS encoding DUF1810 domain-containing protein yields MTPADDPYDLARFVTAQAPVFDQALAELRAGAKRSHWMWFIFPQLRALGRSPTAQRYGIGDADEARAYLAHPVLGPRLVGAVETATAAPAASLHALFGSPDDLKFRSCVTLFGAVSGVPVFQAALDRWCGGMPDPATRDLLA; encoded by the coding sequence ATGACGCCGGCTGACGACCCTTATGATCTTGCGCGCTTCGTGACCGCCCAGGCGCCGGTCTTCGATCAGGCGCTGGCGGAGCTGCGGGCAGGCGCCAAACGCAGCCACTGGATGTGGTTCATCTTCCCGCAGCTGCGCGCCCTTGGCCGCAGCCCCACGGCGCAGCGCTATGGCATCGGCGATGCCGACGAGGCCCGGGCCTATCTTGCCCATCCGGTGCTGGGCCCGCGACTGGTCGGTGCGGTGGAGACGGCGACCGCCGCCCCGGCCGCATCGCTGCACGCGCTTTTCGGCAGCCCGGACGACCTGAAATTCCGGTCCTGCGTCACCCTGTTCGGGGCCGTCTCAGGGGTACCGGTCTTCCAGGCCGCCCTGGACCGCTGGTGTGGCGGGATGCCCGATCCCGCCACCCGCGATCTGCTCGCCTGA
- a CDS encoding D-amino acid dehydrogenase, producing MKIIILGSGVLGVASAYYLARKGHEVTVVDRQPAAAMETSFGNAGEVSPGYSAPWAGPGVPLKAIKWLTMEHGPLKIRPKLSMHQWSWLAQMLANCTSERYAVNKARMVRIAEYSRDCLKELRAEIGITYDERTMGTLQLFRKQEQLDGIDGDVKVLKDSGVAFEVLDRDGCIRAEPGLARVRDKFVGGLRLPGDETGDCHIFTQNLAAEAERLGVTFLYDTSIQALAADGDRITGVSTSRGVLTADRYVVALGSYSPLLLKQIGIKAPIYPVKGYSITVPITNSQLAPVSTVMDETYKIAITRLGDRIRVGGTAELAGFDLALRDGRRKALEHSVSDLFPEGGDVAAASFWCGLRPMTPDGTPIIGGTKYRNLWLNTGHGTLGWTMSCGSGRVLADLISGDRPDIDTHDLAIDRYAA from the coding sequence GTGAAGATCATCATCCTCGGTAGCGGCGTCCTTGGTGTCGCGTCGGCCTATTATCTGGCCCGCAAGGGGCATGAGGTCACCGTCGTCGACCGCCAGCCGGCGGCGGCGATGGAGACGAGCTTCGGCAATGCGGGCGAGGTGTCTCCCGGCTATTCGGCCCCCTGGGCCGGGCCGGGCGTGCCGCTGAAGGCGATCAAGTGGCTGACCATGGAGCATGGGCCGCTGAAGATCCGGCCCAAGCTGTCGATGCATCAGTGGTCGTGGCTGGCGCAGATGCTGGCCAACTGCACCAGCGAGCGCTATGCGGTCAACAAGGCCCGCATGGTGCGCATCGCCGAATACAGCCGCGACTGCCTGAAGGAGCTGCGCGCCGAGATCGGCATCACCTATGACGAGCGCACCATGGGCACGCTGCAGCTGTTCCGCAAGCAGGAGCAGCTGGACGGCATCGATGGCGACGTGAAGGTGCTGAAGGACAGCGGCGTCGCCTTCGAGGTGCTGGATCGCGACGGCTGCATCAGGGCCGAGCCGGGCCTCGCCCGCGTGCGCGACAAATTCGTGGGCGGGCTGCGCCTGCCGGGCGACGAGACCGGCGACTGCCACATCTTCACCCAGAACCTGGCCGCCGAGGCCGAACGGCTGGGCGTCACCTTCCTCTACGACACCAGCATCCAGGCGCTTGCCGCCGATGGCGATCGGATCACCGGCGTCTCGACCAGCCGCGGCGTGCTGACCGCCGATCGCTATGTGGTGGCGCTGGGCAGCTATTCGCCGCTGCTGCTGAAGCAGATCGGCATCAAGGCGCCGATCTATCCGGTGAAGGGCTATTCGATCACGGTGCCGATCACCAACAGCCAGCTGGCGCCGGTCTCGACCGTGATGGACGAGACCTACAAGATCGCCATCACCCGGCTGGGCGACCGGATCCGGGTCGGCGGCACCGCCGAACTCGCCGGCTTCGACCTGGCGCTGCGCGACGGTCGCCGCAAGGCGCTGGAACATTCGGTCTCGGATCTTTTCCCCGAGGGCGGCGACGTGGCGGCGGCCAGCTTCTGGTGCGGTCTGCGCCCGATGACGCCGGACGGCACGCCGATCATCGGCGGCACGAAATATCGCAACCTCTGGCTCAACACCGGCCATGGCACGCTGGGCTGGACGATGTCCTGCGGCTCGGGCCGGGTGCTGGCCGATCTGATCTCGGGCGACCGGCCCGATATCGACACCCACGATCTGGCCATCGACCGCTACGCCGCCTGA
- a CDS encoding cache domain-containing protein — MSLSLPRVRNATIALRLAVMVGLSAIGLLALAMIGAFDQRAQMLEDRERLVRSSVDAAAAIVVAEVKRATPATVDQAKAAALRALAAMRFNDGEYVWVNDLDYRMVMHPIQPRLNGQDMSDFKDPTGDLIFHKMVDAATGPAKSGLLTYHWPRPGGTEPVEKLSYVKLVPEWGWVIGSGVYIDDLNAELEAAMLRNALWAGGLALVLIGLATLNARGLSRELRSLTDGMRRLADGDVTVRISGTDRRNELGEMARALEVFRDNARERQRLQAEHDADQAARNARAARIEALVRDFDLEIAELVDQVAGAANELESTAVEMTRIAEQTNAHAGSASAATEQTSTNVQTVAAATDELTSSIREIGRQVTESARITALAVREADATASTVHGLADAADRIGRVVDLINGIAAQTNMLALNATIEAARAGDAGKGFAVVAAEVKNLARQTSQATEEIAAQIRAVQAETDAAVDAIGGIGRRVSEVDAIATTIASAVEQQAAAATEIARSISEAANGTRDVAETVVKVSAEASRTGAAGRQVLTAGGSLAQRADVLRGDVTRFIEEVKVA, encoded by the coding sequence ATGTCGCTCTCGTTGCCGCGCGTCAGGAACGCGACCATCGCCCTCAGGCTTGCCGTGATGGTCGGGCTGTCCGCCATCGGCCTTCTGGCGCTTGCGATGATCGGCGCCTTCGACCAGCGCGCCCAGATGCTGGAAGATCGCGAGCGGCTTGTCCGCTCGTCGGTCGATGCGGCGGCGGCCATCGTGGTGGCCGAAGTGAAGCGCGCCACCCCCGCCACCGTCGATCAGGCCAAGGCCGCGGCGCTGCGGGCGCTCGCGGCGATGCGCTTTAATGACGGTGAATATGTCTGGGTCAACGACCTGGATTACCGGATGGTGATGCATCCGATCCAGCCGCGGCTGAACGGCCAGGATATGAGCGATTTCAAGGACCCCACCGGCGATCTGATCTTTCACAAGATGGTCGATGCGGCCACCGGGCCGGCGAAGTCGGGACTTTTGACCTATCACTGGCCGCGCCCGGGCGGGACCGAGCCGGTGGAGAAGCTGTCCTATGTGAAGCTGGTGCCGGAATGGGGCTGGGTCATCGGCTCGGGCGTCTATATCGACGACCTGAATGCCGAACTTGAAGCGGCGATGCTGCGCAATGCCCTCTGGGCCGGCGGGCTGGCCCTGGTTCTGATCGGGCTTGCCACTCTCAACGCCCGTGGTCTGTCGCGTGAACTGCGTAGCCTGACCGACGGTATGCGCCGGCTCGCCGACGGCGATGTGACGGTCAGGATCAGCGGTACCGACCGCAGGAATGAACTGGGCGAGATGGCGCGCGCGCTGGAGGTTTTCCGCGACAATGCTCGTGAGCGCCAGCGCCTGCAGGCGGAACATGATGCCGATCAGGCCGCCCGCAATGCCCGTGCCGCCCGGATCGAGGCGCTGGTGCGCGATTTCGATCTGGAGATCGCCGAACTGGTCGATCAGGTCGCCGGGGCCGCCAACGAGCTTGAATCGACCGCGGTCGAAATGACCCGCATCGCCGAACAGACCAATGCCCATGCCGGTTCGGCCTCGGCTGCGACCGAACAGACCTCGACCAATGTCCAGACTGTGGCGGCCGCGACCGACGAACTCACCAGCTCGATCCGCGAGATCGGCCGGCAGGTGACCGAAAGTGCGCGCATCACCGCCCTGGCGGTGCGCGAGGCCGATGCCACCGCCTCTACCGTCCACGGCCTGGCTGATGCGGCGGACCGGATCGGCCGGGTGGTGGATCTGATCAACGGCATCGCCGCCCAGACCAACATGCTGGCACTGAATGCGACGATCGAGGCGGCACGTGCCGGCGATGCCGGCAAGGGCTTCGCCGTGGTTGCGGCCGAGGTCAAGAACCTCGCCCGCCAGACCAGCCAGGCGACCGAAGAAATCGCCGCCCAGATCCGCGCCGTTCAGGCCGAGACCGATGCGGCGGTGGATGCCATCGGCGGTATCGGCCGTCGGGTGTCGGAAGTCGATGCCATTGCGACCACCATCGCCTCGGCGGTGGAGCAGCAGGCAGCCGCCGCGACCGAGATCGCCCGCAGCATTTCCGAGGCGGCCAACGGCACCCGCGATGTGGCGGAAACCGTGGTCAAGGTCTCGGCCGAAGCCAGCCGCACCGGTGCCGCCGGCCGCCAGGTGCTCACCGCCGGTGGCAGCCTGGCCCAGCGTGCCGACGTGCTGCGCGGCGACGTTACCCGCTTCATCGAAGAGGTGAAGGTGGCCTGA
- a CDS encoding c-type cytochrome yields the protein MTLLTRIGAACALTVTIAAGVAYAQSDVIKERQDGFQAIRKQLGAVKATVEGGGPADAVVAPAEAMIAYAERIPSLFPAGSDSGDTKALATVWTDRAGFEAAARNFRQAAQELADTGRSGDMDAVAAAFGDVGKACGACHNDYRGK from the coding sequence ATGACCTTGTTGACCAGGATCGGCGCGGCCTGCGCCCTGACCGTCACCATCGCGGCCGGCGTTGCCTACGCCCAGTCCGATGTGATCAAGGAACGCCAGGACGGCTTCCAGGCCATCCGCAAGCAGCTGGGCGCCGTGAAGGCGACGGTGGAGGGCGGCGGCCCGGCCGATGCCGTGGTCGCCCCGGCCGAGGCGATGATCGCCTATGCCGAGCGCATCCCGTCGCTGTTCCCCGCCGGATCGGACAGCGGCGACACCAAGGCGCTGGCCACCGTCTGGACCGACCGCGCGGGCTTCGAAGCGGCCGCCCGCAATTTCCGCCAGGCCGCGCAGGAACTGGCCGATACCGGCCGGTCGGGCGACATGGACGCCGTCGCCGCGGCCTTCGGCGATGTCGGCAAGGCCTGCGGCGCCTGCCACAACGACTATCGCGGGAAGTAA
- the alr gene encoding alanine racemase: protein MNVSVSAALSDRETTRPRTAEDAAAARAGAFLTIDLAALRENYLALRSRLGGRACAAVVKADAYGLGATRIAPVFHEAGCRHFFVAHLDEGLALRQALPDDCAIMVLHGPMPGAEADCAHAGLVPVLNSMEQIEAWGGLARALGRRLPAFVQIDSGMSRMGLPEADITRIAAAPALLDGIIVEAVMSHLACADEPDHPANAEQLANFRRRKALLPDAPASFANSSGIFLGPDYQFDLARPGAALYGLNPQPHLPNPMKNVVRLMAKVVQTREIPAGAHVGYSWRFRADRPTRIATVSVGYADGWLRSLSGRGAVLVDGRAAPIAGRVSMDSITVDVTDLPPEAVKPGSLVELIGPDQTPDAVAALAGTIGYEVLTSLGNRYHRRYLNG, encoded by the coding sequence ATGAATGTGAGCGTCAGCGCCGCCCTGTCCGACCGGGAGACGACACGCCCCCGCACCGCGGAAGATGCCGCAGCAGCCCGCGCCGGGGCCTTCCTCACCATCGATCTTGCCGCCCTCCGCGAGAATTACCTGGCGCTGCGCAGCCGCCTTGGCGGGCGGGCCTGCGCGGCGGTGGTCAAGGCCGATGCCTATGGTCTGGGGGCCACACGGATCGCGCCGGTCTTCCATGAGGCCGGCTGCCGGCATTTCTTCGTCGCCCATCTGGATGAAGGCCTGGCCCTGCGGCAGGCCCTGCCCGACGACTGCGCGATCATGGTGCTGCACGGGCCGATGCCGGGTGCGGAAGCCGATTGCGCCCATGCCGGGCTTGTACCGGTGCTGAATTCCATGGAGCAGATCGAGGCCTGGGGTGGTCTTGCCCGGGCGCTGGGCCGGCGGCTGCCGGCCTTCGTGCAGATCGACAGCGGCATGTCGCGCATGGGCCTGCCCGAGGCCGACATCACCCGCATCGCCGCCGCGCCGGCGCTGCTGGACGGGATCATCGTCGAGGCGGTGATGAGCCATCTGGCCTGTGCCGACGAGCCCGACCATCCCGCCAATGCCGAGCAGCTGGCGAATTTCCGCCGCCGCAAGGCGCTGCTGCCCGACGCCCCCGCCTCTTTCGCCAATTCGAGCGGCATCTTCCTGGGCCCGGATTATCAGTTCGATCTGGCCCGGCCGGGTGCGGCGCTCTACGGCCTGAACCCGCAGCCCCATCTGCCCAACCCGATGAAGAACGTGGTCCGGCTGATGGCCAAGGTGGTGCAGACCCGCGAGATCCCGGCGGGTGCCCATGTCGGCTATTCCTGGCGCTTCCGTGCCGACCGGCCGACCCGCATCGCCACCGTTTCGGTCGGCTATGCCGATGGCTGGCTGCGCAGCCTGAGCGGCCGCGGCGCCGTCCTGGTCGACGGCCGGGCGGCCCCGATCGCCGGCCGGGTGTCGATGGACAGCATCACCGTCGACGTGACCGACCTGCCCCCCGAGGCCGTGAAGCCCGGCAGCCTGGTCGAGCTGATCGGCCCCGATCAGACCCCGGATGCCGTGGCGGCCCTGGCCGGCACCATCGGCTACGAGGTGCTGACCAGCCTGGGCAACCGCTATCACCGCCGCTACCTGAACGGCTGA
- a CDS encoding SDR family oxidoreductase, whose translation MSQLEGKVAIVTGASSGIGYEAAKLFAAEGARLVVVARRQAELDRLVEEIAARDGEAVAVAGDVRDDAVARAAVEAAEGQFGGLDIAFNNAGATGPAVPVTGLDEADWRMVLDVNLTAAFLGARHQIPAMIARGGGSLIFTASFVGPVVGFPMMGAYAAAKAGVVGLARAIAAEYGPQGIRANALLPGGTDTPMGRAAMPDPAIRAHVEGLHALKRLAEPAEIARSALYLAGDMSSFTTGTALVVDGGVSAVR comes from the coding sequence ATGTCGCAGCTTGAGGGAAAGGTGGCGATCGTGACCGGGGCGAGTTCCGGGATCGGTTATGAGGCCGCGAAACTGTTTGCGGCCGAAGGCGCGCGGCTGGTGGTGGTGGCACGCCGGCAGGCAGAACTCGACCGGCTGGTGGAAGAGATCGCCGCCCGGGATGGGGAAGCGGTGGCGGTCGCAGGGGATGTGCGCGACGACGCCGTGGCCCGGGCGGCGGTCGAGGCCGCCGAGGGGCAATTCGGCGGGCTCGACATTGCGTTCAACAATGCCGGGGCGACCGGACCGGCGGTGCCGGTGACCGGGCTCGACGAAGCGGACTGGCGGATGGTGCTGGACGTGAACCTGACCGCCGCCTTTCTGGGCGCACGGCACCAGATTCCGGCGATGATCGCCCGCGGCGGCGGTTCGCTGATCTTCACCGCCAGCTTCGTGGGCCCCGTGGTCGGTTTTCCGATGATGGGCGCCTATGCGGCGGCCAAGGCCGGTGTGGTCGGCCTTGCCCGGGCGATCGCGGCGGAATACGGGCCGCAGGGCATTCGGGCGAATGCGCTGCTGCCCGGCGGCACCGATACGCCGATGGGGCGTGCCGCCATGCCCGACCCCGCGATCCGCGCCCATGTCGAAGGGCTGCACGCGCTGAAGCGTCTGGCCGAGCCCGCTGAGATCGCCCGCTCGGCGCTCTATCTGGCCGGCGACATGTCGAGCTTCACCACCGGCACCGCGCTGGTGGTCGATGGCGGGGTCTCGGCGGTGCGCTGA